In Burkholderia savannae, the DNA window CACATATCCATTAGCCGCCACAAACCCGGTGTAGCCCGTGATCAAATTGCTCAGACCGCGTTGATAGATGACTTGCGCGACGTACGGATGCCCATCGCCGTGCCCCCATTGAGTACGATACTGACCTGCCGCGATGCTGAAGCGACTACTGCCCGCGCGCAGCAGCTGAGGTACACTGGCATAGGGTACGAAGAACATTCGTTGAGACCCGTTAGCCTCAGTCACCGTTACCTGAAGATCACTGCCATATCCAGTCGGATTCAAATCACGGATTTCAAAAGGGCCAGGCGCCACCGTCGTCTGATAGATCACGTAGCCGTTCTGGCGAACTTCGACTTTCGCGTTAGTCTGCGCCACACCCCGCACGACCGGAGCGTATCCTCGCAGTGAGTCCGGTAGCATGCGGTCGTCGCTGGCGATCTGGACACCACGCAGTTGGAAACTATCGAATATCTCGCCACGGGTTGAGTTGTCGCCGACCGTCAGTGTCGATTTCCACTTCGTCAGATCATGCTGTGCGTAGGTTTCGATGGACCGCCACTGTGCGCCGATGCCTCTCGTATAGTCGAGCGACATGCGTTCCCGTAACCGCCAGCCCCCGTAGTTCATACCAGCCACCATTCCCAAATACAGGCTGTTGTCGGTACGACCATAGGCCGATGAACGGTAGACGTTCATGTCGTAGCGTAACATTCCGGCCGTGATGCCACTATCCCAGCGCGATGGACTTACCTCACCACGTGCCATGTTGCGTAGATCGGCTTGTGGCACGCTCAATTGTAGGTGCTGGCTCGACCCGTCGTACTTATAAGATGCCGACGGAATGCGCACTCCCAGATCAATACATTGTTGTGCGTTGTCTCGGGTTGCTTCAGGCCAATGGCTTATGTCGACCCCGGCAGCATCTAACAGCGAACGCGTCAAGCAGGGTTCAGCACTTTTGTTACCGCTCCTGAGTTCGAAATGCACCTCGCGGCGCCCGAGCGGTGAGTCGTTCAAATACAAATCGACATCGTATGTGCCAGGCAGCACCGCGTTTCCGCTCGAAAAGCGGCGCACGTCCACCGCCGGCCCGACCATAAAGCTGGGATCGAAGTCCACGACCGCGTTAGGAGACTCTGATGCTTGTGCTGCCCCCCAAGCCTGGGGCATACCAATCGACAGCAGGATCCCAACCCACATAGCGATCGGCCTCATTCTATAACAAGGACTACTATGCATATCGATATCTGTTACGGACGTACGCGATGTTGCTATCGGTATATTGCTCGCAAGAATATTTGAATAAATGCGATGGCGTCAGGTGAAACGCATGTCCCGACTACTGAACGGATGCCGTCCCCTTGCTCGAAGCGCCATAGTCATTGACGACAGAGTAGTTGACCTGCATCGCACCTTCAGGCCGACTCCTCGTGTTCTTCAGCGAAAAATCGGCCGACTTAAAGGCCTCCACCATGCCTTGGCCGGCATCGACTGCACCTCGTGCGGTTCTCAGCGAAACCTGACCAAACGACACCGCGTATGGTGCCGGGTTGTCGGCATGGAGTACCCATTCATCGTTTTCACCCGGCCGTATCGTCCACTTGATCTGCGCAGGAACCTCATCGGGACGGCCTCGTAGCCCCGCCGGTCGGAAGAACACCTTGATGCGCGTTCGGTAGGCAAGCTGCAGTAAGCTTTCTCCTTTCGGGGCCTCAGCTTTCGGCGGAATCTCCAGCACGTTGAGCCAGTACACGGACTCGCGATCCTGCGGCAACGGCTCCTGCGTGTACCGCAAACGCATGGTTTGCCCCTTGCCCGGCTCAACGCGAAAAACAGGGGGAGTCAGCGTGAAGGGAACATCGACGTCTTCAGGCTTTGCAGACGCATTGCCAATATCGAGCCACGCCTGCACAAGCACCGGTCGCTTGCCCTTGTTGAGCGCTTGCACTCCGACTTCCCTGCTTGAAGCCGGATAGACGATGCGCGTACTCGGAAGCACAATATCCGCGTGGGCCATCATCGGCAGAAACGCAGCGGCCATGCAGGCATGTGAGAGACTCCCTGAGAAAATTCGACGGATCGACACTGTTTCTCCTTGAATGAGCCGGACACGTCGACGGCAGACCGTCCGCCGCCAGTACGCGTGCATTACTGATAATTGAGCGAGTACGTTACGTGACTCTGCACAGGTCCTGCCGTGGCTGCACCGTCGACGGCGACGTATTTCGCCCTGTAATCCATCGATGCTGACCCGCTGACAACCGGCGTCGATTTCACCGTCGATGCATTACCCACGGTAATCGGGGAACTGTCCGAGTTCATTAGTTGAATTTCTACATTCTTTGCGGCAGCGGTATCATCACTCTGATTCTTTAGGTTGCCGGTACTCGCGTCGAGGCTTGCATTCGCCTCAAACGCAGCCGCCACCGCTTTCGTACCGCTCGAACAGTCGCTTACCTTTATCGTGAACAATTGCGAACCGACCGCATCTCCCGGTTTTGCCAAAGAATTGGCTGATACTGTCGGCAAAGGCACATTCAGGTTTTTGCTGGTGGCGTCAACAGTGCAGGTTTGCGCCGTCACGATTCCTTGAAAATCCACTTCACCGTCCGAAGCGTAGGCCGACACGATTACGCCCATTCCCAGCAGCAACGCAGCGCTCGCGTTGAGCACGTTCTTTTGCTTTGTTTTCATAAAAATTTCACCTATAAATCTGTAGATCGGCGCGTTATTGAAACGTCATCTTCACTCGTAATTCAGCGTC includes these proteins:
- a CDS encoding fimbria/pilus periplasmic chaperone, which gives rise to MSIRRIFSGSLSHACMAAAFLPMMAHADIVLPSTRIVYPASSREVGVQALNKGKRPVLVQAWLDIGNASAKPEDVDVPFTLTPPVFRVEPGKGQTMRLRYTQEPLPQDRESVYWLNVLEIPPKAEAPKGESLLQLAYRTRIKVFFRPAGLRGRPDEVPAQIKWTIRPGENDEWVLHADNPAPYAVSFGQVSLRTARGAVDAGQGMVEAFKSADFSLKNTRSRPEGAMQVNYSVVNDYGASSKGTASVQ
- a CDS encoding fimbrial protein, encoding MKTKQKNVLNASAALLLGMGVIVSAYASDGEVDFQGIVTAQTCTVDATSKNLNVPLPTVSANSLAKPGDAVGSQLFTIKVSDCSSGTKAVAAAFEANASLDASTGNLKNQSDDTAAAKNVEIQLMNSDSSPITVGNASTVKSTPVVSGSASMDYRAKYVAVDGAATAGPVQSHVTYSLNYQ